The Penicillium oxalicum strain HP7-1 chromosome VI, whole genome shotgun sequence genome window below encodes:
- a CDS encoding Two-component system protein B, which yields MRIPIAVQLALLVLLTTLTGIAILAITTWFTTYDFVVDVGSQGLELVASIKASQIASTLEVLEVTCKTISTRILIQAALKRNINGNTSSSNWSNSLLDFQSALGSRGYLSLYQVMLYSRDGQQGSSRLLNVTSDTLPDITLPWADENGSAVKLSSTVFPPSLYPNITYSETQNENGVSSITAYAFPDSPLGLHTALLLGPLWVNDSFSLVSLTLPIVNNTSDTELLGFMTVLASAANIQDVVSSRDGLGETGQVLLIGPSRPQNRFVKDAQPATASTTPDSAALADAQVHYVFEPTPLPGQASRHSKMNTSTPFSLSMYKTALEIMNRPYSQENKTLSELSTTNEEGNSVAVGVIRPQTSLAQWILVVEETHSEAFSPVYRLRKIILACFFGTAGAILLLVPILAHFAVTPIRRLREAARRSVIPQMPSPPSSRQAPHRLHSTESDPEGLEEKFDEKSGPAAWIHAMRRSGKQRISSTNDVVEDTSRRPFQIPARVKERRHCVRDELTELTSTFNEMSDELTIQYNRLEERVAERTRELEKAKLAAETANESKTLFIANISHELKTPLNGILGMCAVCMGDDNLARVKKSLQVVYQSGDLLLHLLNDLLTFSKNQIEQAIQLEEKEFRVSDIRAQLTTIFQNQVHEKKINFSVDCFAGNEVQTGPLSQLSGNQDHARPRSSTDTANGTKLMDMVLWGDQHRILQVLINLVSNSLKFTPERGTVEVRIRCLGEFHGPLEDIDFPTGSRSGNAQMLVDTTPIRKTVTDRLQPVERSSEDQISLIARLPQLVFQFEVEDNGPGIPAHLQRRVFDPFVQGDLGLNRKYGGTGLGLSICAQLSRIMGGLILLDSQEGQGSMFTLRIPLRFVKEAAPSTLAPSTPGSRTPSVLSLEEFSNAARTPSNHSVRNETVAPGFEKSEVQPRLVGLSQPFFTPTVPSNASAPPPKANGDTAAQADGTKKIRVLVAEDNTVNQEVVRRMLALEEVYDVTMVKDGQEAFDTVKANMEKGTVFDLIFMDIQVSQGPSAGRVTTAAYQLQMPNLDGLQSTRLIREIGYSAPIVALSAFAEESNIKDCMDSGMDMFMSKPLRRPVLKQVLHKFATIPEETESNAS from the exons ATGCGGATTCCAATCGCCGTGCAGCTTGCGCTGCTCGTCCTGTTGACCACCTTGACCGGGATCGCCATCCTTGCAATCACCACA TGGTTTACTACATATGACTTTGTCGTCGATGTCGG CTCCCAGGGTCTCGAGCTGGTCGCATCGATCAAGGCCAGTCAGATTGCATCCACTCTGGAAGTGCTAGAAGTTACCTGCAAGACCATCTCGACTCGCATCTTGATTCAAGCTGCCCTGAAACGGAATATCAATGgcaacaccagcagcagcaactgGTCCAATTCACTATTGGATTTCCAATCCGCCTTGGGCAGCCGTGGCTATCTCAGCCTATACCAGGTGATGCTTTATTCGCGCGATGGCCAACAAGGCAGTTCTCGACTACTGAATGTCACCAGCGACACGCTTCCCGATATCACGCTTCCGTGGGCCGACGAAAATGGCAGCGCGGTCAAGCTGAGCAGTACCGTCTTTCCTCCGTCGCTCTATCCAAACATCACCTATTCTGAAACCCAGAATGAAAACGGCGTCTCCTCCATCACAGCGTACGCCTTCCCTGACTCACCGCTGGGCTTGCATACGGCTTTGCTGTTGGGTCCTCTGTGGGTCAATGACTCGTTCTCGTTGGTGTCATTGACGCTCCCGATTGTCAACAACACATCCGATACTGAGCTCCTCGGGTTTATGAC GGTTTTGGCCAGCGCTGCCAACATTCAAGACGTGGTCTCGTCTCGCGATGGCCTCGGTGAGACGGGTCAAGTGCTGCTGATAGGTCCATCACGGCCACAGAACAGATTTGTCAAAGATGCGCAGCCTGCCACGGCCAGCACGACCCCTGATTCCGCAGCTCTGGCCGACGCGCAGGTTCACTACGTCTTTGAGCCCACGCCACTTCCCGGCCAGGCCAGCCGGCACAGTAAAATGAACACCAGCACGCCTTTTAGTCTTTCCATGTACAAAACTGCCCTGGAGATTATGAACCGACCATATTCCCAAGAGAACAAGACCCTGAGTGAGCTGTCAACGACCAACGAAGAAGGAAACTCGGTGGCAGTTGGTGTCATTCGTCCCCAAACCAGCTTAGCGCAGTGGATTCTGGTGGTAGAGGAGACTCATTCGGAAGCCTTCAGCCCAGTCTACCGCTTGAGGAAGATTATCTTGGCATGCTTCTTTGGTACCGCTGGGGCCATTCTTCTATTAGTTCCTATCCTTGCCCACTTTGCCGTGACTCCGATTCGAAGACTTCGAGAGGCCGCACGGAGATCCGTCATTCCGCAGATGCCCAGCCCGCCATCTTCGCGACAAGCACCACACCGTCTCCACTCGACAGAAAGTGATCCTGAAGGCCTGGAAGAGAAATTTGATGAGAAGAGCGGGCCTGCCGCTTGGATCCATGCGATGCGCCGATCAGGCAAGCAGCGAATCAGCAGTACCAACGATGTGGTGGAGGACACTTCTCGTCGGCCCTTCCAGATCCCCGCCCGTGTCAAGGAGCGGCGCCACTGCGTGAGGGACGAGCTTACGGAATTGACTAGTACATTCAACGAGATGTCGGACGAACTGACCATCCAATACAACCGGCTGGAGGAGCGTGTGGCCGAGCGCACCCGTGAATTAGAGAAGGCCAAGCTGGCTGCTGAGACCGCCAACGAAAGCAAGACACTCTTCATCGCAAACATTTCGCACGAGTTGAAGACGCCGCTGAACGGCATCCTCGGCATGTGCGCAGTTTGTATGGGAGATGACAATCTCGCGCGCGTGAAAAAGTCCCTTCAAGTGGTGTACCAGTCCGGTGACCTGCTCTTGCATCTGTTGAACGACTTGTTGACATTCAGCAAGAACCAAATCGAGCAGGCGATTCaattggaagagaaggaattCCGTGTCTCCGATATCCGTGCCCAGTTGACCACCATTTTCCAAAACCAAGTCCACGAGAAGAAAATCAACTTCAGTGTGGACTGCTTTGCGGGGAATGAAGTGCAGACGGGTCCGCTGAGTCAACTGTCCGGGAACCAAGACCATGCGCGACCCCGGTCAAGCACAGACACCGCGAACGGGACCAAACTCATGGATATGGTGCTCTGGGGAGACCAGCATCGCATTCTCCAAGTGCTGATCAACTTGGTGAGCAACAGTTTGAAATTCACGCCCGAACGAGGAACCGTCGAAGTTCGAATTCGCTGTCTGGGCGAATTCCATGGTCCGTTGGAGGATATCGATTTCCCCACGGGATCCCGCTCTGGCAACGCTCAGATGCTCGTTGACACGACCCCCATTCGGAAGACCGTGACGGACCGATTGCAACCAGTCGAGAGATCAAGTGAAGACCAGATATCATTGATTGCCCGGCTTCCCCAATTGGTTTTCCAATTCGAAGTTGAGGACAATGGGCCTGGCATTCCTGCGCATCTCCAGCGGCGTGTATTCGATCCCTTTGTGCAGGGTGATCTTGGATTGAATCGAAAATACGGTGGTACAGGTCTGGGGCTGAGTATCTGTGCTCAATTGTCCCGAATCATGGGTGGATTGATTCTCTTGGACAGTCAGGAAGGACAAGGGTCGATGTTCACTCTTCGCATTCCTCTGCGATTTGTCAAGGAAGCGGCTCCCAGCACACTGGCCCCCAGTACGCCCGGTTCCAGAACACCCAGTGTGCTCTCGCTGGAGGAATTCTCCAATGCGGCTCGCACGCCCTCCAATCACTCCGTGCGAAATGAGACCGTTGCACCCGGGTTTGAAAAATCGGAAGTCCAGCCACGCTTGGTTGGTCTGAGCCAGCCATTCTTCACCCCGACGGTTCCCTCCAACGCGTCTGCTCCACCCCCTAAAGCCAACGGTGATACGGCCGCTCAGGCAGATGGTACGAAAAAGATCCGCGTGCTGGTGGCCGAGGATAACACTGTGAATCAAGAAGTCGTGCGACG AATGTTGGCCCTCGAGGAGGTGTACGATGTGACCATGGTAAAAGATGGACAGGAAGCTTTCGACACAGTCAAGGCGAACATGGAGAAAGGCACCGTGTTTGATCTGATCTTCATGGATATCCAGGTAAGCCAGGGCCCCTCCGCCGGACGAGTCACGACCGCCGCTTACCAATTACAGATGCCCAACCTGGACGGACTCCAAAGCACCCGACTGATCCGCGAGATTGGTTATTCTGCACCCATCGTGGCTCTCAGTGCATTCGCTGAAGAGAGCAACATCAAAGACTGCATGGACAGTGGCATGGACATGTTCATGAG CAAACCGCTCCGTCGGCCTGTACTGAAGCAGGTGCTCCACAAATTCGCCACGATTCCTGAAGAAACGGAATCCAACGCATCTTGA